In Poecile atricapillus isolate bPoeAtr1 chromosome 1, bPoeAtr1.hap1, whole genome shotgun sequence, the sequence ATGTGGGGTGGGGGCACCTAGTACGGCTGGTGGGAGTCCCCAGGGGGTCTGAGAGGGGTCACTGGGCAGGACTGCGGGCTGTGTGGGGTTCCTGGGCAAGGGGTCCCTaatcaggctggatggggttctCTGTGGGTCTGCATGTGAGGTCCTTGAGCAGGACATGGGAGCAATGGGGGGTCCCCAGTGAGGCTGTGTCCCCATGGCGCCTCTCTGGGGGTCGTCCTGAGGACGCCACCCCTCTGACACTGTTGGGGGCAGTCGGACCTGTTCCAGGATGACCTGTACCCGGACACGGCAGGCCCCGAGGCGGCCATGGAGGCAGAGGAGTGGGTTGCAGGGCGCACGGCGGGGCCCGTGCTGGTGTCTCTGCGCCAGGCCTATGTCCCCAGCAAGCAGCGGGACCTCAAGGTGAGCCGGCGGACGCTGCTCCATGACAGCCGCACCACCGCCACCTCCGCCACCGGGGCCACCACGCCACCCTCCACGCCCCCTGCCGCCCCTGCGTCCACTCGCTTcagtgcccccccagtgctCGGCTCCGGCAACGCCACGGTACGGGGGACAAGGGGGacaagggggaaagggggaaagggagagagggggaaaggcagagagggggaaagggagagaggggTGCGGTCGGTGTgggtggggctgtggggtgggtGTGGTTACTCTGGTGGGCAGTGAACGGAGTGGGTGTGGCAGGTGGGTGGGGCCACGGGGAGCGGGTGTGGCTCTGTCGGGTGTGTCCCGTGTGACGGGGCTGTCCCTCAGGGGGGCCGTCTGgaggaggtgctgcaggaggtggCGGCGCTGCGGGCGCTGGTGGCGGAGCAGGGCCAGCGCATCTCCcgcctggaggagcagctcagccGCCTCGAGAACGGCCACGTGTAGGGACCCATCAGGGACCACCGCCCCAGGGACCACGCCTACTACACCCCAGAGAGCCCTCTGAACCATCTCGCCCCACTGGGGTACCCCCCTTGCCCTGCTCCGGGCCCTTCTCCCATTGTGGGGCTGGCCGCCCCTCTGGCAGCTCCCCACTTTCCCCCATTGCCTTATTGGGTGCTGCCTCCTCAAGTCATGGACCATTCTCTACCCCTGCTCCCATTCCTCGGGCTGGGGGATTGCTCCTGGGATCAAAGATTACCCCCTGCACCCCTCAATCCCTGTGTGGGGTCTCCCCCCTTTCTATGGGGCAGGGCATGATCTGCCTTCCTCAACTGTGAGATATTGTCCCCCCTATATTTTGGGggcttctcctcccctcctcctccttgtgTCCCCCATCTCCATTCCAGTGCAGGGTCAAAAACTATATTTTCACTCCAAATAAAGGATTTATAAGAAAAGCGGTGGTTGCAGGGGCCACCTGGGGGGTGACAAAGTGGGGGCAGGAAGGCGCAGCAGTCACGGGCGGGAGATCAGCGCCCTGGCAGGAAGTGGGGGTGCACGGGGCGGCATTTTGGGTAGCAGGGGTGAGGGGGGTGCAGCAGTCGGCCTCCCCCCGCTCCGGCACATCCGCTGCGCCGGGGCAGGAAGTTGGGGGGGGGCTCCCCCATCTCAGAGCGTGCCCGCAGCATCGGGACCGGCTCTGGCTGCACCCACTGATGGtgagcaccccaaaaccgggCAGGGTGGGAGactggggagctgggagagtCAGGAGTAGGGAACTGGGGTGAGGTTAGGGAGAGTGGGAAGGTAAGGGGAGTATGGAATGTCTGGGGGAAAGGTTGGGGGATAAGGGGAGTACAGTGGGGTTGGGAGGGAAAGAGGGGTGTTCAGGGCAGCACGGTGGGATTGGAGGGGGCCAGGTATTGGGATGGGGTTGCGGGCTGTGCAGCCACATTGAAGACTGCAAGTGCCAagtttggggggctctggggcttTGGCAGGGGCGAGGGATTCCAGGGGGTCTGTGCAGCCATGTAGGGTGGCAGGACCCAGTTCCTctcccccagcacctgcaggtgctgctgcaccCGCCACCCACGGCTTCCGTCCCCGAGGGTCACCtccccctccctggccctgtccGCTGCTCCTGTACCTTGTCCCCCGTCCCTGCCGCCCTTCGCCCCGGCCCTTCCCTGCATCCCAGCTCCGGGATAGCACGTGCCAGGTGCTGACCCCGCTGCCCTCACCCGCAGGCTGGCCCGCGGTGGCACCCGGTGCTGCTGGCGCtggcggggccggcggcggccgGGGAGCCCGCGGGGGCCCGCAATGACCGGGCGGTGGCCGCGCTGCTGgggctcctgctgtgcctggcGCTGGGGCTGGCGCTGGCCTGGCACCACCTGTGCCGCCTCTCGGCCGGCCGCTACCACCCCCGGCCCTTGGGCCGCCGGGCGCTGGAGCTGCTGCGGGGACGGTGGCACCGGCTGCGCTCACCAGAGGACCCCGCCGTGGCCCTCGGGGACGCTGACGGGGGGGTGACCGTGCGGGACGAGGAGGAAGAGCTGATGCCCTGGAGCCTGGAGCGGCGGCCGGAGCAGcatcaggaggaggaggatgaacaGGAGGAGGATGAACAGGAAAAGGATgagaaggaggaggatgagaaggaggaggatgaggaggaggccGAGGCAGCACCACAGGGCGGGGAGAATCCCCTGAGTGagggggaggcggcggggggCAGCGCCAAGGCCCTGCTCAGTGACCTGCACGCCTTCTCGGGAACAGCGGCCTGGGGGGACACGCGGCCACACGTCACCGCCTTGTGACATCATCGGCCTGACGTCACCACCCTTGGATGTCACCTCTCTGTAGTGTCACCTCCCTGTAATGTCACCGCCCTGCCAGCAAGGGGACCCCTTCTCTGTCCCCTGCCTGCCCCCAGCGGAGGCTCCTGATTGGCTGCAGTGATTTGCGCACTGACCAATAAAAGGGCAGCTCTACCTGGATCAGGGGGCGTGGCTTGCAGAGAAGTGGGTGGAGCCAATAGAAGGGTGTGATGAATGGGAGGAGCCTGGAAAGGGGCGTGGCCCCCTCACACAGGGGGTGGAGCCTGGATCCTCCCTGGTGGGACAACACCCCCACCCTCCCAGCgggcccccccagccccagcacagggaccACCACAGCCTCAGCAAGTCCTTTAATTGGCACACAtccagcagcagggccacaCCCCAGGGGCCACACCCCAAAGGCTGTGCCCCCAGAGGGGCCACACCCCAAAAAGCCACGTCCACATGGGCACCTCCCTGGGGGTCCACACCCCTGGGGGTTCTCGCTGTGCCCCCAAACCCGGCCGacaggggctgtgccagaggGGAAGAGCCCCCCGGAACACAAGCAGCACCGTGGGGTCCCCCCCACCCCATGGGGAGCACCAGGcccccctcaaaaccccccaccctccccaccCCTACCTGGGCACCCGACCCCGGCCCCCCTTCTGCTTCTTGGCGCCTCCTGAGGGTTTGATGGGCAGGGGGGCTGTGCCCTCGGgcgggggggggctgggggggcccCAACTCCATGGGGTCGCCAGGCACCACCGGCTTGAACGCCTCGAAGGGGGAGAACTTcacagggctggggggggaCACATGAAGGGGTGTGtggggcacccagggagggcgAGGAGAGGGGGGCAGCCAGTGTCCACAGAGCTCCTTCCCCACCCCTGGAGGCACCAGCTCCCCCCATACTCCATGAACCTCCCTTACTATTCATTCTCTGCCTGTTAGGCCCACCCTGACTCCCTCACCCCAAagcaccccaaaccctcaccCCACTGCCCACACAGTCTCTCAGTACTCCCAGGACCGGGCAGGTAGAGCCTCCCCACCCTCTATGCACCCACCCCTcgcacccccagccctgtcccctgtccccaccttgGTGCCCGCCCTGAAACCCCCATCCCAAAGCCCCCCACCCCAAAGCACCCCCCAACCCCCCTGTGCCCCGGTACCTGACGGGGGTGCGGGGGCTGCTGTTGAGGCGCCGGGGGGAGCGCACcttgggctggaaggagaaCCCCTCCTTGATGCTCTCCAGCACGGAGGGGGCCACGTAGGTGAAACCCTGCGGGTTTGGGGGTGTTAGCGGGGGGGCctgggggtgccgggggtccccccCACAGCTGTGCCCCCCCTACCAGGAAGGCCTGGTTGGCACTCTCGCTGATGGCAGCGTCGTCGGGGCTGTCCACAGGGGTCTGGCGGGTGAAACGGGTGTCGAACTGGCTCACGTCCTCCTCTGACTGCTGCGGGGAACACAGCGGCTGCTCTCACAGGGccccccaaaacatccccagcCTCCCCCCACAGGCCTCCATACCAGGCAGGGTTTGAAGGGGGGGTCCAGCCTGCGCGCCAGCAGGTCCTCCCAGTTGATGTGGCGGAAGAAGGgctgtttctgtgggatttgggggtgtcaggaaggatttggggagtGTCTCTGGcaccccctgcccacccctgTACCTGCACATCGGCCGCGTCACCGGGGCCCCCCCCAACCCGCTGGCTGGGGTTCCGCTTGAGGAACTGGAAGAGAAATAGGGAtagagatggaaatgggggtaGGATCCACACAAATAAGGGtggggggaggtggggaaaattggggggaggggggaggacCTTTTTGAGGAGGTCACGAGCATCGGGTGTCAGGTAGGGCGGCAGCACCAGCTTCCCCTTGAGGATCTTGTCGATGGTCTTCTTGCGGTTCTCGGCGGTGAACGGCGGCTgcggggggcaccggggggcCATGAAGAGCCAGGCAGACCAGAAAGGCACGGGGTCAACCCCCCAGGCACCCCGGGATGCCCCCCCAGTTCccagggaggaaggagcagcagtgggACTTGCCGATCCGGTGAGCATGTCGTACATCAGGGCGCCCAGGCTCCACCAGTCCACCGCCCGGTTGTGCCCGCTCCGCACTAGGATCTCAGGGGCCCTGGGGGGTGCGGGGGGGCCCCTGAGCGGATGGGAGGCCAGGAtagaccccccaaattccccccagtGCTGCATCCACCTCACATGTACTCGATGGTGCCGCAGAAGGTGTGGGTGACGGCTCCGTCATGGATGGACTCCTTGCACAGCCCGAAGTCTGTCAGCTTGATGTGACCTGAGGGACGTGGGGGGCTCAGCACTGCCCCCAGAGAACCCCCCCAAGCTCCCCAGTTtgccccccaaacccacctTGGCTGTTGAGCATGATATTCTCTGGCTTAAGGTCCCGGTAGATGATCCCGTGGGAATGCAGGTGACCCAGTGCCAGCGTGATCTCGCTCAGGTAGAAACTGCAGCGGGATCGGGGCAGGCTGTGAGCGATGTTGGGGTGACCACCCCACCCAcacccaccaccaccaccaccacatcCCTACCAGGCAGTGTCCTCCAGGAAGATCCCTTCCCGCTCCAGCTGCATGAAGAGCTCTCCACCTGTACAGAGAGCCCAAGAGGGACCCTCCTGAGCCATCCCTGGACACTCTTTAATCACCCCCAGGGAACACTGAACCATCCTGGACCACTCTGTAGCTGTCCCGGGACACCCTTAAACCATCTCTGGACCCCCTGAGCCATCCCTGGACACCCTCACTGGACACTGCAGCCACCCCAGGTCACGCTTTAACCATCCCTGAACACCCCAAGCCATTCCTGGAACCCCTCCAGCCATCCCTAGGACAACTTGTAGCCATTCCCTGGAGTtatccccgggacccccgagccGTCCCGCACCACTGAGGCACTCCAGGATGAGGTAGAGCTTCCCGCCCGTCTGGAAGGCGTAGATGAGGTCAACGATGAAGGGGTGCTTGACGGCCTCCAGGATGTTCCTCTCTGCCCGGGTGTGCGCCGTGTCCTTAGCGTTGCAGGCGATCTTGGCCTGGGGGGGAGGCAGTGAgcggggggggtccccgggggggctgggggggccgGGGCGGCCCTACCTTCTTCAGGACCTTCATGGCGAAGATCTTCCCCGTGTTGGTGCCCTGCACTTTGCGCACCTGGAACACCTGGAAGGACAggcagagaaggctggggacGCCATCAGGGAGCACTGaatcccctcagagccccccagccccaccgtgtccccaccTTGCCGTAGCCACCCTTGCCCAGGACGCGGAGCAGCTCGAAGCAGTGGGGGCCGATGTGCTCGGGGCCATTGTTGACGCTGCTCTCGGAAATCTCGATCTCTTCATAGTGTCCCACCGGCCTGGTGGGAAAgggggtgagcagggacagccccctgcctgtcccctgcctgcaTTACCCCCAAACAAGCTGTCCCCCACTTACTCCAGGCCGTTCCCCCGTGGCTCCAGCTCCATGTCCTGCGGGAGAGAACTCGCGGTCAGAGGTGGACAAGCGAGGAGCAGAGGGCAAGGGGACGCATGGCAAGGAGGGGACAGAAGGCAGGAAGGGGAGACACAGCAGAGAGCGGACCCGCGGCAGGTAGGGGACACAGGGCAAGGAGGGGAGCCCCGGCAGGCAGGACACGGGCAGGACACGGGCAGGACACGAGCAGGACACGGGCAGGACGCGGGCAGGACGCGGCAGCGCGGGGCGAGGCAGCGCCGAGCTGGCCCAGCCGGATGTTTTGGGGCCGAGGCCGGGCCCTGCCCAGCGGGAGCCGCCCGCTGCCCGCCCGGGATCCGCGGCTGCCCGCGGTGCCCCGGCGCCCCGTCCCCGCGGACAGCCCGGCTGCACCCGTGTCCCGCCACCGGCGGCACCCCTGTCACTGCCCCTGCCGCTGTCCCCCCAAGCCCCTGCCCGCCGTTCCCGGCACCGAGCGGACCCCACGCACCCCCGACACCCCCGGTCCCGCTGTCCCCACCGCGCCCCGGTGCCGCTCACCGCCTCCACCGCCCGTCCCGCTCCCGGTGCCCCCCGTCCCCGCGGCTCCCCCCGCCCCAGCCGCCGCTGCCGGTCGCAGCCCCGGCACCCCCCCGCGCCCCGCTGCCGGCTCACGGCGCCCAGCTCGGGCTCGTCCCCGTCGCTGCCCTCCTCGGTCTCCAGGTCGATGTCGAACACCCCCGCCATGACGGCGCCCtgccgggacccccggggacccGCCCCGATGGCCACACCCCCGATGGCGGTCACGCCCCCGCCACGCCCCCCGTGTCACCGCCTTATCGGGACCCCGGGGAACCCGCGGCGGTGGCCACGCCCTCGGCCACGCCCCTCCCACCGGCCACGCCCCTCCCGCGCGCGCGTCACCGGGATGTCCCCTGcgcgggggacacggggacagggggtccccgggggtggCGCAGGGAACACGACAGAGGCAGCGCGGCCGCTCACAGCCTTTACTGGGgtccccggccccgccccgcccccgctGCGCCGCGCTGACGTCAGCGGCGCCGCCGTGACGTCAGAGGAACGTCAGAGATCCCGCGCGGGGTTTCCGCGGCGTCGGAGGACACGAGTGGGGCTGCGGGGCACTGGGGTTATTGTCGGGTCGCTGGGGGTGATTGTGGGGTCACTGATGTTATTGTAGGGCCTCTGGTATTATTGCAAGACCAGGGGCACTGCAGGGGCCGTGTGTTATTGAAGGGTCTCTGGTGTTATTGTAGGGTCACCGGTGTTATTGTAGGGTCAGGGGCACTACAGGGACTGGGGTTTATTGGAGGGTTTCAGACACTAAAGTGGCTGTGTGTTATTGCAGGCTCTCAGGCACTACAGGGGCTCTGTGTTACTGTGCGATCTCTGGTGTTATTGTAGGGCTGTGAGGGCGGTAGGATCTTGGGTGTACTGTAGGGTCACTACTGTTATTGTAGGGTCAGGGGCACTACAGGGGCTCTGTGTTGTTGTAGGGTGTCTGGTGTTACTGTAGGATCTCAGACATTACAGGGGCTGGGCGTTAGTGCAGAGTCATTGGTGTTCCTGTAGGGCCACCCCAGTGACAGCCCTATATCACATGGGTTTCCCACACAAGTCTCTTCCCAGAGGATTttctgagctgctccagggaagcCCTGGGTACCCCTTTGTTATTGTAGGGTCTTCCTGTGCAGGTCTATTATTGTAGGGTCTCCCCATGTCAGTTTGTTATTGTAGGGTCTCCCCATGTCAGTTTGTTATTGTGGGGTTTCCCATTCAAGGTATGCTGTTGTAGGGTCTCCCCACACAGGTTGGTTACTGTGGGTTCTCCCCAAGCCAGTTTGTTATTGTGGGGTCTCCCCACTTCAGTCTGTTATTGTGGGGTCTCCccatgtttcttttttattatggGATGTCCCAATAATTCTTTGTCATTATGGGGTCTCCCCATAATGGTGTGTTATTGTAGGGTCTCCCCATGCCAGCAGGTGCCAACACACCTCAAGCTTCACCTGTTGCTCTCATGGGGTGGCCTGGGTGCCTGGGGGCGGGTCCTGGCTGCCGCCCCCGGGGATGGCACGGGTTCAGCAGGGGTCAGTGTCCTCCTGTATGTCCATGTCCCAGGCATGGGACCCCCAGCTTCAGGGACAGGGGGCACTGAGGGTAGAGACTGTAGGGACAcggcagaggggacagggagggacaggggagaAAGGGTGGAATGTTGGGAAGCAGGAAATGGGGTGCTAGGGCAGAGGGATGGGGTGGTGGGGTAATGGAGGGATGCCAGGAGGGATGGTGGTGCGTGGATTGGGAGAGGGGGACTCTTAGGGTGTCAGTGTGATGGAAAGGTGAAGTGCCAGGACGGAAGGGGATGCCAGGGAATATGGTTCCAGGACATGGAAGATGCCAGGGACTGGGGTGTCAGAGTAGTGGGGGGGGTGCCAGGAGAAAGGGTTTCAGGATGCCAGGGGATGGAGTGCCAGGTTAATAGGAGGATCCCAGCGGATGGGATGTCAGGATGCCAGGGGATGGGCTGCCATGGGAGTGAGGGGATGCCAGGGGATGGGAGGCCAGGATGAAAGGGAATGCCAGGCAGTGGGGGGGCAGGGCAAGTGACTGGGACCCAGAGCGGTACCGGGGTGCCAGGGCATGGTGTACCAGGCCACGGGATGGGGGGACAGCGGGACGGGGCGGCAGGGGGATGCTGgggaggggcggcggggcgACGGGAGGGGGTGCCGGGGCGTGCCGGGGCACCCATTCCCCCGCTCTCCCCGCTGCCTGCCCGGCGCTATTTGAAGTGGGACAAGAAGTGCTCCACGGGATATCGCGGGGAGTCGatgcccagcccctggcagagcCCCAGCAGGCGCTCGCAAGCCTCGGCCAGCGTGGCCCCGGAGCACGCCACGCTCAGCAGCGGCTCCTCGTACTCCCCGGCCCCCTCGGGCTCCTCGAAGAGCCGGTTGAGGCGGACGAGCCCGCGGCCGTGCAGCTCCCGCAGAGCCTCCATGCCCCCGCCGCCCGCCAGGATCTCGCCGTGCTCCGATCCTAGGCACATCACCCCGGCCAGGTGCGTGCGGGCCGCGGGGCGAGCGGGCAGCACCGGCGGCACGCCCAGCGCCACCAGCACGGCGGCCAGCAGCAGGTCGGGGCCGTAGACCTCGCGGATCCAGTCGCGCAGGTAGAAGCCCCCCATGCGGGGGTTGATCTCCAGCAggcgcggccccgccggccCCAGCTTGAGCTCCACGTTGAAGACGCCGTCGCGCAGCCCGCACGCCCGGCAGCATTCCAGCGCCGCCCGCACCAGCTGCGCCTGCCGGTCGGCgggcaggcaggagggcaggcaggCCGCCGTCTCCAGGAAGGCGGGGACACGCGTGGGGCCGTTGTCCGACACCCAGGCGCCCAGCAGCCGCCCCTCGAAGACCACCAGGTCCACGTCGTGCTCGGTGCCCGGCACGTACTCCATGAGCAGCATGGCgttgccccagcccagcccgatGCCCGGGTGGTCGGCGTCGTCGCGCAGGTCCCTCCAGAGCCGGGCGGCGTGAGCGTGGCACTGCCCGGCGTTCTCCACCAGCCGCACGCCCACGGCACCCGCTCCGAACTCCAGCTTGGCCACGGCGGGGAAGGGCACGGCGCTCGCCGCCCGCTCCACGTCGCCGTGGCTCTGCAGGCGGCGGCAGGGCACGGCGAAGGCGGCGGGAGGCGGGCGGCCGCGGCGGCAGCGCTGCAGGTGCCGGTGAGTGCGGCTTTTCTGCTTGGCCACCCGCacggcggcgggcgcggggccgcggagccccagcccctggcacaccAGGGCCGCCAGCACCACGCAGTCGTCCCAGTAGGAGAGGCAGGCGTGGGGCCGCAGCCCCCGGGAgcgcagcagctccagcacccgCTCCGCGTGCTCCTCGTCCCGCCGGTGCTCCCGGCTGTCGTAGGGCAGGAAGGTCTGCACCAGCCCCGCCGCGAAGTGCTCCGGGTCCGACTCCACCAGGTGGATCTGTGGCCCCAGAGAGGCGTCACCGGGGGACGGCCGGCCCTGGCACCGCGTCCGTGCCACCCCCGCCCACCCTGAGCCCGCCGACGGCCCGAGCTCCTCACCCTCAGCCCGTAGTCGCGGGCCGCCTCCCACACGAAGCTCTTGCTGACGCCCCCGGCCCCGATGAGCAGGATGTCCTTGCCCTCGACCAGGTGACACTGAGCCCGGTGGAGCATGGCCTCGGCCAGCAGCCGCGGCAGGTCCCCGCGGGGCTCGCCCACGCCGCGCCCCATGGCCTCGGCCAGCGCGCAGGTCTCCAGGCACCGCTGGCTGTTGGTGGCCAGGGCCACCAGCTCCAGCGATTCATCCACGCACGCCAGCAGGAAATCCACGCCTGGGGATGGTGACGGTGACACCGCGCTCAGCACGGCGGGGTGACCGCGGGCACCGGCGGTGTCACCCGCGCCGTGCTCACCCAGGATGTCGGTGTGGGCACGGGTGCCACCGCGCTGCTGCGGGCTCAGCTCGGCCTCGGTGGCCAGGAGGGCGGCCATGGCGGCCTCGGTGGCCTCCCGCAGCCGTGTGGCCAGCGCCTGTCGCTGGCTGGGGGCCACCACCCCCcactgctgcaggctggagTCCAGGCCCTGGGGCAGCGCCGCGCCGTGACGCACCGGGCTCTCCGCGCGTCCCACGGCGCAGGCCACCTGTGGGGACATCCACGTGTGTGTGGGGACACCGGCTGCCACCGGGGTGTGGGGACATTGGCTACCAAGCCATAGCCTGGGGACGCAGCTGCCACCAGGGCACAGCGATGTGGGGTGACACATTGACCCAAAGCATGGGTGTGGATGGCCACCAATGTTAGGGACACCCAGGGCCACCGCCAGGGCATGGGGACATGGACAGGCACACAGGGCATGGCACACAGATTaccacagcctggggacactgacTGCCACCATAGCTTGTGGACATAGAGGGCCaccaggacatggggacatggacaGCCATCATAGGttggggacacacacagagccaccAGGGTGTGGGGACATGCTGtacctggcagagctggggccgGTCCCCCCAGGACCTGCAGACGAGGGTGCAGATGCGCAGGGCCATGGGCAGCCgcggggctgggctgcctgggggGCAAGGGACAGGGCAGGCACGGCCGCCAAGCGGGGACGGGGCGGCCCTGCCCGTCCTCCCCCTCCTCTGGGGGCTTTTGGGGCTCCCTGTGGCACCGTGGTGGCCCCAGCCAAACCCAACCCCAGGGAGTGAGTGGTACAGCATGGCCActgccatccccagccccacgggACCGGGGTGAGGAGTTAAAAGGGGTCACCCCAACACCCTGCCCCAGGGGACCGTGGGGGTTCAGGGTGACTTTCCCTCCCACCATAGGGAACCATGGGGGTCCAGGGTGACCTTCCCCACCTTTCCCCATGGGTctttgggggtggggggtccAAGGTGGCAAACTGTCCTCCAACCCTAACCCAGGGGACCATGGGCATCCAGGGTGACCCTCATGCCCTCCCCCAGGACTCCAGTACTTTGGGCACCCCAGTGGCcaccacccacccacccaccccagggGACAGACACGTGTCcggcagagctgcagggaccCGGGGGACCCCGGGGGATTCTTCCCCCCCCGTCCCAGGGTGGTGGGCGCCCGAGGGCGGGGGCCTTACGTGGGGGGGGCGCGGGCAGGCGGGCGGTGGGCACCATGGCCTCCAGCAGGACGCTGTCCTCCTCCGTCAGCCCCCGGAGCCGGGCACCCACCG encodes:
- the CARNS1 gene encoding carnosine synthase 1 isoform X2 gives rise to the protein MLSKSQPSPERVPSPEEQEWAGPEALCPGWLEDEAPDGEVPGDSGDPDCATHAYERLQSALCQEGLPPTLDCSAEPRTGFGPLDMTVCILGSSTPFLPVLLEGGTRCPGAMVLCLSPTWASRVPSETSPGAWSLLLSRGVSFKVGGHSALETFVPPRRANYVTGTFAPGDPESGWVGELARDLDCPTGGSVPLAHRLEDTLVARWVLAARANLPVPPTLAFVLGTRGDLPAEPVAPGVRLVRLEDPHGQQSLVQEEVGAFLGGTAMEPYGQVVVRPAGWRWWGTGTRSTHRKEEGAAVAQAVGARLRGLTEEDSVLLEAMVPTARLPAPPPRSPAPRLPMALRICTLVCRSWGDRPQLCQVACAVGRAESPVRHGAALPQGLDSSLQQWGVVAPSQRQALATRLREATEAAMAALLATEAELSPQQRGGTRAHTDILGVDFLLACVDESLELVALATNSQRCLETCALAEAMGRGVGEPRGDLPRLLAEAMLHRAQCHLVEGKDILLIGAGGVSKSFVWEAARDYGLRIHLVESDPEHFAAGLVQTFLPYDSREHRRDEEHAERVLELLRSRGLRPHACLSYWDDCVVLAALVCQGLGLRGPAPAAVRVAKQKSRTHRHLQRCRRGRPPPAAFAVPCRRLQSHGDVERAASAVPFPAVAKLEFGAGAVGVRLVENAGQCHAHAARLWRDLRDDADHPGIGLGWGNAMLLMEYVPGTEHDVDLVVFEGRLLGAWVSDNGPTRVPAFLETAACLPSCLPADRQAQLVRAALECCRACGLRDGVFNVELKLGPAGPRLLEINPRMGGFYLRDWIREVYGPDLLLAAVLVALGVPPVLPARPAARTHLAGVMCLGSEHGEILAGGGGMEALRELHGRGLVRLNRLFEEPEGAGEYEEPLLSVACSGATLAEACERLLGLCQGLGIDSPRYPVEHFLSHFK
- the CARNS1 gene encoding carnosine synthase 1 isoform X1 — its product is MLSKSQPSPERVPSPEEQEWAGPEALCPGWLEDEAPDGEVPGDSGDPDCATHAYERLQSALCQEGLPPTLDCSAEPRTGFGPLDMTVCILGSSTPFLPVLLEGGTRCPGAMVLCLSPTWASRVPSETSPGAWSLLLSRGVSFKVGGHSALETFVPPRRANYVTGTFAPGDPESGWVGELARDLDCPTGGSVPLAHRLEDTLVARWVLAARANLPVPPTLAFVLGTRGDLPAEPVAPGVRLVRLEDPHGQQSLVQEEVGAFLGGTAMEPYGQVVVRPAGWRWWGTGTRSTHRKEEGAAVAQAVGARLRGLTEEDSVLLEAMVPTARLPAPPPRSPAPRLPMALRICTLVCRSWGDRPQLCQVACAVGRAESPVRHGAALPQGLDSSLQQWGVVAPSQRQALATRLREATEAAMAALLATEAELSPQQRGGTRAHTDILGEHGAGDTAGARGHPAVLSAVSPSPSPGVDFLLACVDESLELVALATNSQRCLETCALAEAMGRGVGEPRGDLPRLLAEAMLHRAQCHLVEGKDILLIGAGGVSKSFVWEAARDYGLRIHLVESDPEHFAAGLVQTFLPYDSREHRRDEEHAERVLELLRSRGLRPHACLSYWDDCVVLAALVCQGLGLRGPAPAAVRVAKQKSRTHRHLQRCRRGRPPPAAFAVPCRRLQSHGDVERAASAVPFPAVAKLEFGAGAVGVRLVENAGQCHAHAARLWRDLRDDADHPGIGLGWGNAMLLMEYVPGTEHDVDLVVFEGRLLGAWVSDNGPTRVPAFLETAACLPSCLPADRQAQLVRAALECCRACGLRDGVFNVELKLGPAGPRLLEINPRMGGFYLRDWIREVYGPDLLLAAVLVALGVPPVLPARPAARTHLAGVMCLGSEHGEILAGGGGMEALRELHGRGLVRLNRLFEEPEGAGEYEEPLLSVACSGATLAEACERLLGLCQGLGIDSPRYPVEHFLSHFK
- the CARNS1 gene encoding carnosine synthase 1 isoform X3, with product MTVCILGSSTPFLPVLLEGGTRCPGAMVLCLSPTWASRVPSETSPGAWSLLLSRGVSFKVGGHSALETFVPPRRANYVTGTFAPGDPESGWVGELARDLDCPTGGSVPLAHRLEDTLVARWVLAARANLPVPPTLAFVLGTRGDLPAEPVAPGVRLVRLEDPHGQQSLVQEEVGAFLGGTAMEPYGQVVVRPAGWRWWGTGTRSTHRKEEGAAVAQAVGARLRGLTEEDSVLLEAMVPTARLPAPPPRSPAPRLPMALRICTLVCRSWGDRPQLCQVACAVGRAESPVRHGAALPQGLDSSLQQWGVVAPSQRQALATRLREATEAAMAALLATEAELSPQQRGGTRAHTDILGEHGAGDTAGARGHPAVLSAVSPSPSPGVDFLLACVDESLELVALATNSQRCLETCALAEAMGRGVGEPRGDLPRLLAEAMLHRAQCHLVEGKDILLIGAGGVSKSFVWEAARDYGLRIHLVESDPEHFAAGLVQTFLPYDSREHRRDEEHAERVLELLRSRGLRPHACLSYWDDCVVLAALVCQGLGLRGPAPAAVRVAKQKSRTHRHLQRCRRGRPPPAAFAVPCRRLQSHGDVERAASAVPFPAVAKLEFGAGAVGVRLVENAGQCHAHAARLWRDLRDDADHPGIGLGWGNAMLLMEYVPGTEHDVDLVVFEGRLLGAWVSDNGPTRVPAFLETAACLPSCLPADRQAQLVRAALECCRACGLRDGVFNVELKLGPAGPRLLEINPRMGGFYLRDWIREVYGPDLLLAAVLVALGVPPVLPARPAARTHLAGVMCLGSEHGEILAGGGGMEALRELHGRGLVRLNRLFEEPEGAGEYEEPLLSVACSGATLAEACERLLGLCQGLGIDSPRYPVEHFLSHFK